The region CAAGCTTGAAGATTCCGGCATGATCGCCCGCAAGATCTCCGATTTCCGCGTCCATCTCTGCGCCACCCCCGATTTCCTCGAGCGCCATCCCGATCTTGCCCATCCGAGCGACATTTCCAACGTTCCCTTCATCGTCGATACGAATTCGCGCACCCAGGCGAGCATCCGCTTCCACAATCCCGACAACACCTCCTTCGCCGTCGCTGTCTCCGGCCCGATGGAGGTCAACAGCCCGCATGCGACATTACGCGCCGCCCTTGCCGGCATCGGCATCGCCCTCATCCCCGACTTCATCGCCCGCAAGCCGATCGAGAGCGGCGAACTGGTGACGCTGTTCAACGATTATCTCCCGACCGACCGCGGCATCTACGCCGTCTATCCGCACCGGCGCTACCTGCCGGCCAAGGTCAGGATCTTCGTCGATTACCTCAACAGCTGGTTCAAGAAACATCCGTAGCGCCGCCCTTGCGGCTGCGACATCGCGCCCCGGCCCAACCTGCGGCTATCTGAATCCGGCACGGAATCCGGTCCCAATTCCGTCCCAATTTCTGGCAAGAAGTCAGGATCACGAACAGGCAGCGGATTAGATGAGATATTCGACGATACTGATGGCCGCGCTTGTTTCACTGGCGCCGGCCGCCGCTCTTGCCCATCCGCATATTTTCGTGGAGGCCCGCCTCGAGGTCGTGGCAGGCAAGGATGGCAGCGTCGAGGAACTGCGCAATGTCTGGCGCTTCGACGAGGTTTTCTCCTCCTCGGTCGTTATGGATTTCGACAAGAACACCGATCTGAAGCTGGAGCCGAACGAGCTCGCCGAGGTCGGGAAAACGGTAGAGCAGTCGCTTGCCGAATATGATTACTACATGAACCTGACGATC is a window of Rhizobium sp. N324 DNA encoding:
- a CDS encoding LysR family transcriptional regulator, which gives rise to MDTLTRIRAFIDVVEAEGFSAAARRTGRSKALLSKYVRELEDELGALLLNRTTRQFSMTEAGHTYYRSASDILKEIDNLADLVRENNAQLKGRLRISVPRTFVDADVGQSLIDFSRENPDLSLEIAADDRFVDLIEEGFDVAIRISKLEDSGMIARKISDFRVHLCATPDFLERHPDLAHPSDISNVPFIVDTNSRTQASIRFHNPDNTSFAVAVSGPMEVNSPHATLRAALAGIGIALIPDFIARKPIESGELVTLFNDYLPTDRGIYAVYPHRRYLPAKVRIFVDYLNSWFKKHP